In Marinobacter sp. LQ44, the following are encoded in one genomic region:
- a CDS encoding DUF3565 domain-containing protein, with amino-acid sequence MKQRITGYHQDDENHWVAQLACGHNQHVRHDPPWVNRPWVVTPEGRQAMLGVELDCKKCDEGAPADEQPGPQAIVSR; translated from the coding sequence GTGAAACAGCGCATCACCGGCTATCACCAAGACGACGAAAACCATTGGGTGGCGCAGCTGGCCTGCGGGCATAACCAGCATGTGCGCCATGATCCGCCCTGGGTGAACCGCCCATGGGTTGTTACCCCGGAAGGGCGGCAGGCCATGCTGGGAGTTGAGCTGGACTGCAAGAAGTGCGACGAGGGTGCTCCGGCCGATGAGCAGCCAGGCCCTCAGGCCATCGTCTCCAGATAG
- a CDS encoding rhodanese-like domain-containing protein, translating to MKTAHDLVAAAKQEIQEVPLADADTAIQKADLLLDVRDGEEYRAGHLPGAVNVSRGLLEFKFSNDPAFDDRQMKIVLYCKNSGRAALSARSLKEMGYLNVLSIEGGFDAWAEAGKPVVKPELPDFE from the coding sequence ATGAAAACTGCACACGATTTGGTTGCCGCTGCAAAGCAAGAAATCCAGGAAGTGCCACTGGCCGATGCCGACACAGCGATTCAAAAAGCCGATCTACTTCTGGATGTCCGTGATGGCGAGGAGTACCGGGCCGGCCACCTACCCGGTGCGGTCAATGTTTCCCGGGGTTTGCTGGAGTTCAAGTTCAGCAACGATCCTGCCTTCGACGACCGGCAGATGAAGATTGTGCTCTACTGCAAGAACTCCGGCCGCGCGGCGCTCAGCGCCAGGTCCCTGAAGGAAATGGGCTACCTTAACGTGCTGTCTATCGAAGGCGGCTTTGATGCCTGGGCAGAAGCAGGCAAACCCGTGGTGAAACCGGAACTGCCCGACTTCGAGTGA
- a CDS encoding substrate-binding periplasmic protein, whose amino-acid sequence MSIKVTIGGAMTRLVLACLMMVLVSHHGVAAGESERFVCTTLLASGNPQYPPLLWRSDRSPGELVGAIPAFLRELTEPLGVKVEVRDKGSWARVQHLAKLGDLDLVAGAFMTSERIGYMDYVLPPMTHLPTNVWVPKDRPFEYRHWPDLLMKRGSTLINNSFGQRFDQYAKANLMIEGVRTIEQSFLMARAGRVDYVLYEQLQGQVKLQRLGLAGDFIALDPPISREGLFFAFPKGSPCNSESFREAFMERLSHLTVNRRLPALIEEYTARYVGNQDL is encoded by the coding sequence GTGTCAATCAAAGTGACGATTGGTGGGGCCATGACAAGGCTCGTGCTTGCCTGCTTGATGATGGTGTTGGTAAGCCATCACGGGGTCGCGGCCGGAGAGTCTGAAAGGTTCGTATGCACCACACTCTTGGCCAGTGGTAACCCTCAGTACCCACCTCTGCTTTGGCGTTCAGACCGGTCGCCCGGGGAGCTGGTTGGCGCTATACCAGCATTTTTGCGGGAGCTGACAGAGCCGCTCGGAGTTAAAGTTGAGGTTCGGGACAAGGGTTCCTGGGCCAGGGTGCAGCATCTTGCAAAGCTGGGTGATCTTGATCTCGTGGCCGGCGCTTTCATGACATCGGAGCGCATTGGTTATATGGATTATGTGTTGCCGCCGATGACTCACTTGCCCACCAACGTCTGGGTGCCAAAGGACCGGCCTTTTGAGTATCGCCATTGGCCGGACTTGCTGATGAAGCGGGGCAGCACCCTGATCAACAACAGTTTTGGTCAGCGTTTCGATCAGTACGCAAAAGCAAACCTGATGATCGAAGGGGTGCGCACGATTGAACAGTCATTCCTGATGGCCAGGGCGGGCCGAGTTGACTATGTGTTGTACGAACAACTTCAGGGGCAGGTGAAACTCCAGAGGCTCGGGCTTGCCGGCGATTTTATTGCACTGGACCCACCGATTTCGAGGGAGGGGCTGTTCTTTGCGTTTCCGAAAGGCTCACCGTGCAATTCAGAATCCTTCAGGGAAGCCTTTATGGAACGGCTTTCGCACCTGACGGTGAACAGAAGATTGCCCGCGCTTATCGAGGAATATACGGCCCGGTACGTTGGCAATCAGGATTTATAA
- a CDS encoding cation diffusion facilitator family transporter, translating to MFTSLARENMALTLSAAGAGLFAVVGIGWGLWVDSLVILFDGAYSLISLALSLLSLYAARLVRRPATEDYPFGLGAVEPLVIAVKGLVIALVCVLSLASAVVSLLQGGRAVAADMAMVFGAVNVVGCLAVWVYLRWSSFQNDSGLVRAEQRQWLMDSALSAAVMIGFAAAWMLEKSQWSELAVYADPVMMLVISVYFMTVPVKMILESVRELLLAAPSEEAMDDIQETLEDLGLNPGQVRVAKLGPNLLLEARMVRI from the coding sequence ATGTTTACTTCTCTGGCGCGGGAAAATATGGCGCTGACATTATCTGCGGCCGGTGCGGGCTTGTTTGCTGTCGTCGGTATCGGCTGGGGGCTTTGGGTTGATTCCCTGGTCATTCTTTTCGATGGCGCCTATTCACTGATCAGTCTGGCGCTGTCCCTGCTTTCTCTCTATGCCGCTCGCCTGGTGCGTCGGCCGGCAACAGAAGATTATCCGTTTGGTTTGGGTGCGGTGGAGCCGCTGGTGATTGCGGTGAAAGGCCTGGTTATTGCCCTGGTGTGTGTGCTTTCGCTGGCCTCGGCGGTGGTTTCGCTGCTGCAGGGTGGCCGTGCGGTGGCCGCCGACATGGCCATGGTGTTTGGTGCGGTGAACGTGGTGGGTTGCCTGGCCGTGTGGGTGTATCTGCGCTGGTCCAGCTTCCAGAACGACTCTGGCCTGGTCAGGGCCGAGCAGAGGCAGTGGCTGATGGACAGTGCCCTGAGTGCTGCTGTGATGATCGGTTTTGCCGCCGCCTGGATGCTGGAGAAAAGTCAGTGGTCAGAGCTGGCAGTATACGCAGACCCTGTGATGATGCTGGTGATCTCGGTGTATTTCATGACCGTGCCGGTGAAGATGATTCTGGAGTCAGTGCGTGAGTTGCTGCTGGCGGCACCCTCGGAAGAGGCCATGGACGATATCCAGGAAACCCTGGAAGACCTTGGCTTGAATCCGGGCCAGGTGAGAGTGGCGAAGCTGGGCCCCAACCTGCTCCTGGAAGCTCGTATGGTCAGAATCTGA
- a CDS encoding substrate-binding periplasmic protein → MATVGKDHLSNPVLWLMLLLMLASLGMTSATVKARGRHQCDLLIVSGNPESAPLLSRSQERPGKLIGAAVPFLRETFEPLGITLDIREMGSWARVQKFGIDGDIDLIAGIYKTPERLLHFDYLEPPMTYLTTGIWIGRGRNFDYRDWSDLRGLRGSTTIGKSFGPDFDLYARQYLKLERVRSIEQAFMMMRAERVDYVLYEELRGKEKLRKFGMLGLFSMLDRPLTRQGLFLAFSKKSPCNTSYLRVAVSKRLAAMVSAGRFQEILQAPPYDQSADEFLPFPGTFGIGARR, encoded by the coding sequence ATGGCTACCGTGGGCAAGGATCATTTAAGCAACCCGGTGCTGTGGTTGATGCTTTTGCTGATGCTTGCATCTTTGGGCATGACATCCGCAACCGTGAAAGCCAGGGGGCGGCACCAGTGCGACCTGTTAATTGTCAGTGGCAACCCCGAATCGGCCCCACTTCTTAGCCGCTCACAGGAGCGTCCCGGTAAGTTGATTGGTGCCGCAGTCCCCTTTCTGCGTGAAACCTTTGAGCCCTTGGGAATCACGCTTGATATCCGTGAGATGGGTAGTTGGGCTCGGGTGCAGAAGTTCGGGATAGACGGCGATATCGATTTGATCGCCGGTATCTATAAAACGCCCGAACGCCTCCTTCATTTTGACTACCTTGAACCGCCTATGACCTATCTGACAACAGGCATCTGGATTGGTCGGGGGCGCAATTTCGATTACCGCGACTGGAGTGATCTGAGGGGCCTGCGCGGCTCCACCACGATCGGCAAAAGCTTTGGTCCTGATTTCGACCTTTACGCAAGGCAATATCTGAAACTGGAACGGGTGCGTTCGATTGAACAAGCCTTCATGATGATGCGGGCGGAACGCGTTGATTATGTGCTTTACGAGGAGTTGCGTGGAAAGGAAAAGCTTCGAAAATTTGGCATGCTCGGTCTCTTCTCTATGCTGGACAGGCCTCTGACAAGACAAGGGCTGTTTCTTGCGTTTTCCAAAAAGTCACCATGCAACACAAGCTATCTTCGAGTTGCAGTGTCGAAGCGACTGGCAGCCATGGTTTCTGCTGGGCGCTTTCAAGAGATTTTGCAAGCTCCGCCCTACGATCAGAGCGCTGACGAGTTCTTGCCTTTTCCCGGCACTTTCGGGATTGGAGCAAGGCGTTGA
- the rarD gene encoding EamA family transporter RarD, with protein sequence MQSTSPVNRENTKGVVFGLAAYTMWGSFPLYFALFKGIPAWEVLIHRVIWSCLFLAIVISLLKRWSAVTAALKQPKRLGFVLGCAVFIALNWGVYIYAVETRHVLQASLGYFLTPLVNVAMGLLILGERISRLQVVAVTLAAVAILYQFVLLGELPWITLVLAFSFGTYGLMRKKVELDGLSGLFVETLLLLPLGLVTLAWLSLAGLSHFGGTSYSTLLLLSSGAVTAIPLLAFAGAARRLKLSTVGFLMYINPTIQFLIALFLFHEPLSTAKLVSFGMIWVALGIYSWSAWDQRGRS encoded by the coding sequence ATGCAATCGACATCTCCGGTTAACCGGGAAAACACCAAAGGTGTTGTGTTCGGCCTTGCTGCATACACGATGTGGGGCAGCTTTCCCCTGTACTTCGCGTTGTTCAAGGGTATTCCCGCCTGGGAAGTGTTGATTCACCGGGTGATCTGGTCGTGCCTGTTTCTTGCGATTGTTATTTCCCTGCTAAAACGTTGGTCTGCGGTTACGGCAGCATTGAAACAGCCGAAACGGCTCGGGTTTGTGCTCGGTTGCGCGGTGTTTATTGCCCTTAACTGGGGCGTCTACATTTATGCCGTGGAAACCCGGCACGTGCTGCAGGCCAGCCTGGGGTACTTCCTTACCCCGCTGGTGAATGTGGCCATGGGGCTGCTGATTCTGGGGGAGCGGATTTCACGCTTGCAAGTGGTTGCGGTGACCCTTGCGGCAGTGGCGATTCTGTACCAGTTTGTTCTGCTGGGTGAGCTGCCCTGGATTACCCTGGTGCTGGCGTTCAGCTTTGGCACCTACGGGTTGATGCGAAAGAAGGTCGAGCTGGATGGGCTGTCTGGCCTGTTTGTGGAAACTCTGCTGTTGCTGCCGCTGGGGCTGGTGACGCTGGCCTGGCTGTCATTGGCGGGTTTGTCTCACTTTGGCGGCACCAGTTACAGTACCTTGCTGCTGCTCTCCAGCGGTGCGGTTACTGCCATTCCCCTGCTGGCCTTCGCTGGCGCGGCGCGAAGGCTGAAACTCTCCACCGTGGGCTTTCTGATGTACATCAACCCCACCATCCAGTTCCTGATTGCGCTGTTTTTGTTTCACGAGCCCCTGAGCACCGCAAAACTGGTGAGCTTTGGCATGATCTGGGTGGCGCTGGGGATCTATTCCTGGTCGGCCTGGGATCAAAGGGGGAGATCGTGA
- a CDS encoding YchJ family protein, with translation MTTTTSPGLCPCCSGKAYRDCCQPWHSGQLAPTPEALMRSRYAAFVLRNPDYLLATWHPDTRPGELELEHSPDWASLRILDASEQGSRGRVHFLAVYRAGTGWGYLEEVSDFARVDGRWFYVAGETGEGALKPGRNEPCPCGSGRKYKACCLKR, from the coding sequence ATGACCACGACGACATCGCCAGGTCTTTGCCCCTGCTGCAGCGGCAAGGCCTACCGTGACTGCTGCCAACCCTGGCATTCCGGGCAGCTGGCGCCCACCCCCGAGGCGCTGATGCGCTCTCGCTATGCTGCGTTCGTGCTGCGCAATCCGGACTACCTGCTGGCCACCTGGCATCCGGACACCCGGCCCGGGGAGCTTGAGCTGGAACACTCTCCGGACTGGGCATCGTTACGGATTCTGGATGCCAGTGAGCAGGGCTCCCGTGGGCGCGTTCATTTCCTTGCGGTCTACCGGGCTGGAACCGGTTGGGGCTATCTGGAGGAAGTTTCTGACTTTGCACGGGTGGATGGCCGCTGGTTCTACGTGGCTGGCGAAACGGGCGAGGGTGCCCTCAAGCCCGGCCGCAACGAACCTTGCCCGTGCGGCAGCGGGAGAAAGTATAAAGCCTGTTGCCTGAAGCGGTGA
- a CDS encoding GGDEF domain-containing protein, translated as MRSGIPTINLPAQPEKPVPDTSTSAEGLQAVLDNLDALVYVSDFETHELLYMNAYGRRIWGSIDGRKCWQALQDSDGPCSFCTNDLLVADDGTANAPHVWEFQNQLDQRWYQCRDQAIQWTDGRLARLEIATDITERKNMELALHEAHERARAAAFEDELTRLRNRRAFFEFGNQLLSRALRQQSPMALIMMDLDHFKQVNDTHGHEAGDEVLRKVSSTLGENIRDYDILARMGGEEFALLLPETTEQEALDTAHRLLSALTSLTVDYRNHAIQISASFGITRLGRQDQRLEDLLHRADRALYRSKELGRCQVNLDAPL; from the coding sequence ATGAGATCCGGGATACCAACCATCAACCTACCCGCCCAGCCGGAAAAACCGGTTCCGGACACCAGTACCTCCGCCGAGGGCCTGCAGGCCGTGCTCGACAATCTCGATGCCCTGGTTTATGTGTCTGACTTCGAGACCCACGAATTACTTTACATGAACGCCTACGGCCGCCGCATCTGGGGCAGCATAGACGGCCGCAAATGCTGGCAGGCGCTGCAAGACAGCGACGGCCCTTGCTCTTTCTGCACGAATGACCTACTTGTCGCCGATGACGGCACCGCCAACGCACCTCATGTCTGGGAGTTCCAGAATCAGCTCGACCAACGCTGGTACCAATGCCGGGACCAGGCTATTCAGTGGACAGATGGTCGGCTGGCGAGGCTGGAGATTGCAACTGACATAACTGAACGAAAGAACATGGAGCTGGCGTTACACGAAGCCCACGAGCGGGCTCGGGCCGCCGCGTTCGAGGATGAACTGACCAGGCTCAGGAATCGCCGGGCGTTCTTTGAGTTTGGCAATCAACTACTCAGCCGCGCCCTGCGACAACAGTCCCCGATGGCACTGATCATGATGGACCTCGACCATTTCAAGCAAGTCAACGACACCCACGGTCACGAGGCGGGCGATGAGGTGCTTCGCAAGGTATCTTCAACGCTTGGTGAGAACATCCGCGACTATGACATCCTTGCCAGGATGGGCGGCGAAGAATTCGCACTCCTGCTCCCGGAAACCACGGAGCAGGAAGCTCTGGATACCGCTCACCGACTTCTGAGTGCGCTGACCAGCCTCACAGTGGATTATCGGAACCATGCAATCCAGATCAGCGCGAGTTTTGGGATTACCCGTCTGGGGCGGCAAGACCAGCGCCTGGAAGACCTGCTACACAGAGCAGACCGGGCACTCTATCGCTCGAAAGAGCTTGGACGTTGTCAGGTCAACCTCGATGCACCGTTATAA
- a CDS encoding metal ABC transporter solute-binding protein, Zn/Mn family, translating to MISKPNRLAWVFGWLLAFASVPASASLNVFACEPEWASLVSALLPDATITTATTAWQDPHYIEARPSLIAAMRKADLAVCTGASLEAGWLPSLISRAANRKIQPGSDGLFFAADHAPLHQSHEHVDRSMGDVHPEGDPHLHLSPDAIPLVASALAERLTALAPDQQAQIQVRYIRWRGEWNQHRQSWRHAARQLAGTGVVTQHSTFDYLLRWLGIEVIADLEPKPGLPPGSAHLRNVLATPDLARASVIMVASYQDDRPARWLSSQSGVPAIVLPGTVTGQPGEETLEQVINLIVDTLLNHQEPTNVE from the coding sequence ATGATTTCTAAGCCCAACCGCCTGGCATGGGTGTTTGGCTGGCTGCTGGCGTTTGCCAGCGTGCCGGCCAGCGCCAGTCTGAATGTGTTCGCCTGCGAACCAGAGTGGGCCAGCCTGGTCTCGGCGTTGCTGCCGGATGCAACCATCACCACCGCGACCACCGCCTGGCAAGACCCGCACTACATTGAGGCCAGACCCAGCCTGATTGCCGCCATGCGTAAAGCCGACCTGGCCGTGTGCACGGGTGCGTCGCTGGAAGCCGGCTGGCTGCCTTCGCTGATCTCAAGGGCGGCCAATCGCAAGATCCAGCCCGGTAGCGATGGGCTGTTCTTTGCCGCCGACCATGCGCCGCTGCATCAGAGTCATGAGCACGTTGACCGCAGCATGGGGGATGTCCACCCAGAGGGCGACCCGCATCTGCATCTGTCTCCGGACGCCATTCCCCTGGTTGCCAGTGCCCTCGCCGAACGACTGACTGCCCTGGCCCCCGATCAGCAAGCACAGATTCAAGTGAGGTACATTCGGTGGCGGGGAGAGTGGAACCAGCACCGCCAGTCCTGGCGCCATGCCGCCCGGCAACTGGCCGGGACCGGTGTGGTTACCCAGCACTCCACCTTCGATTACCTGCTGCGTTGGCTGGGCATCGAGGTCATTGCCGACCTGGAGCCGAAACCCGGGTTACCACCCGGCAGCGCGCACCTGCGGAACGTGCTGGCTACCCCGGACCTGGCTCGCGCCAGCGTGATTATGGTGGCCTCCTATCAGGATGATCGTCCGGCCCGGTGGTTATCGTCACAATCCGGCGTACCGGCGATAGTGCTGCCTGGCACCGTCACCGGCCAACCGGGTGAAGAGACTCTGGAGCAGGTTATCAACCTGATCGTCGACACACTGTTGAATCATCAAGAGCCAACGAATGTGGAATGA
- a CDS encoding LysR family transcriptional regulator, producing the protein MKTSQIKTFLSVVRNGSVAAAARELNRSRTTVSTVLASLEDELGVELFERSGNQLHLTSIGQSILTDCRRFDQVAGQIQARCQHHLSGAESVLRIARDDAIPEDVWRDILRRLKQRFPQTSLSIYLAPPRELPSLVRNQSVDVAYGLMPELMNEGYQWFRELADVRMLTVAAPEHPLSQLKRVTQDDLISHTEITIAYMQDSVLVADSPETANYLAFTQYELIRDAVMDGAGWADLPLPLIAEALRREQLKTIHHRSARWWKVFSALESEQAQGGAVVGWLADELEAYLETMA; encoded by the coding sequence ATGAAAACTTCCCAGATTAAAACCTTTCTATCCGTGGTCCGGAACGGCAGCGTTGCCGCGGCCGCCCGCGAGCTGAACCGCAGCCGGACGACGGTCAGCACCGTGCTGGCCTCGCTGGAGGACGAGCTGGGGGTTGAGTTGTTTGAACGCAGCGGCAACCAGCTGCATTTGACCTCTATCGGCCAGTCCATTCTCACCGACTGTCGGCGCTTTGATCAGGTCGCCGGCCAGATACAGGCCCGCTGCCAGCACCACCTGAGCGGCGCCGAATCGGTCTTGCGCATCGCCCGGGACGATGCCATTCCCGAGGACGTGTGGCGAGACATCCTGCGCCGCCTGAAACAGCGGTTTCCGCAAACCAGCCTGTCGATTTATCTTGCCCCTCCGCGAGAGCTGCCCTCTCTGGTCCGCAACCAGTCGGTGGATGTCGCCTACGGCCTGATGCCGGAATTGATGAATGAGGGCTACCAATGGTTCCGCGAGCTGGCGGACGTGCGCATGCTGACCGTCGCTGCGCCCGAGCATCCACTTAGCCAACTGAAACGGGTAACCCAGGACGATCTGATCAGCCACACCGAAATCACCATCGCCTACATGCAGGATTCAGTGCTGGTGGCAGACTCGCCGGAAACCGCCAACTACCTGGCGTTTACCCAGTACGAGCTGATCCGGGATGCGGTGATGGACGGCGCCGGCTGGGCGGACCTGCCGTTACCGTTAATTGCTGAGGCACTGCGGAGAGAACAACTGAAAACCATCCACCACCGCAGCGCGCGCTGGTGGAAGGTCTTCAGCGCCCTGGAATCAGAACAAGCCCAGGGCGGCGCCGTGGTAGGCTGGCTGGCCGACGAACTGGAAGCCTATCTGGAGACGATGGCCTGA
- a CDS encoding DUF1826 domain-containing protein → MTQHPHNLEHSLSVHGKNVQCLAEILRDNVNLAVWQRPRNNHWAAFVNEFCSRAGNLERFVSLERGQSAATALPGWALDIEGSNHWIADVDELAEMYQCLFEPEAIGLRIHVLADTMCPRFHVDRVPVRLLCTYRGPGTEWLPEPLVTRPAGEGPLPEQTVPSDQIQTIPTAAVALLKGEAWEGNEGRGLVHRSPQPDGSPRLIVGLDWLSS, encoded by the coding sequence ATGACACAACACCCTCATAACCTCGAACACTCCTTAAGTGTCCACGGGAAAAATGTACAGTGCCTTGCGGAAATACTCCGTGACAACGTTAACCTGGCCGTCTGGCAGAGACCCCGGAACAACCACTGGGCCGCATTCGTAAATGAATTCTGTAGCCGCGCGGGGAACCTTGAACGTTTCGTCAGCCTCGAACGTGGGCAAAGTGCGGCCACTGCATTGCCCGGGTGGGCTCTTGATATCGAAGGTTCCAACCACTGGATTGCCGATGTCGACGAGCTGGCAGAGATGTATCAGTGCCTGTTTGAGCCTGAAGCGATAGGTCTTCGCATACATGTTCTGGCTGACACTATGTGCCCCAGATTTCATGTGGATCGGGTACCGGTGCGGCTGCTTTGCACTTACCGCGGGCCAGGAACCGAGTGGCTACCCGAACCCCTTGTTACCCGTCCTGCTGGTGAAGGCCCTCTGCCAGAGCAAACTGTTCCTTCTGATCAGATTCAAACGATACCCACAGCCGCCGTCGCCCTTCTGAAGGGCGAGGCGTGGGAAGGCAATGAGGGCCGGGGATTGGTGCATCGTTCACCGCAGCCGGATGGAAGCCCAAGACTGATTGTTGGCCTCGATTGGCTTTCATCGTGA